CGCATGCTGGCGTGATAGCGGCGCCCGTGGTCCTGCGGCGCAGGCTGGTTGAGCGTGAGCGCATCGGCCACATCAGCGAGCATCTCGCCGATGCTGAACCAGTCCGGGACGGACGACGCCTCCGACTCGTTGTCAAACGTGCTGACACAGCCGAACTGCTCGCCCTCGCGAAGGTCGACGAACAGATGGATGTCGGTGCCCGCGTCGCCGATCGGCAGAAAGCCGTCCAGCCACTCGAAGGACCCGCTGCCGGCCGGAGCCTGCTCGCCGGCGAGCGATCGCTCCGGAAAGACCGTGGCGGTAACGGTCCGCAACATCTCGCGGTCGCGCAGCATGCGGTCGATCCCCATCGGGATGTAGAGGAACGGGAGGAGTCTCCCGAAGTCCGCCTTCCATCCGAAGCCGTTGTTCAGGCTGAGCCAAGCGATCAGATCGCTCGGCAGACGACGGTCCATGGCCGCGCGCAGGGTGGAGATCTCGCTCCAGGACGCCGGCGGCTGAAGGTGCTCCAGCGCATGCGGCAGGTGCTCCTCCAGCCACTGGATGATCGAACCCCACGACTCCGCCACGGACCGGTCCATAACATCCGGACTATGCCAGACGTCCAGGTCCCGGTTGAGTTGGGACACCCGCTGGTGACTGGGGATAGGCAATAGCCTGTTCCCGGTCGCCGAGGGGGGTGCTCACATGCTCGGCTACGGGTGGGCGGCGCCCCAGATCAGGCAGAATTCGTTGCCTTCGGGGTCTCTGAGGCATTGCCAGAGGGGGCCGTCG
This Kribbella sp. NBC_00482 DNA region includes the following protein-coding sequences:
- a CDS encoding SMI1/KNR4 family protein translates to MDRSVAESWGSIIQWLEEHLPHALEHLQPPASWSEISTLRAAMDRRLPSDLIAWLSLNNGFGWKADFGRLLPFLYIPMGIDRMLRDREMLRTVTATVFPERSLAGEQAPAGSGSFEWLDGFLPIGDAGTDIHLFVDLREGEQFGCVSTFDNESEASSVPDWFSIGEMLADVADALTLNQPAPQDHGRRYHASMRFPDRPPHGWRPYIDENRLRWELVALD